Proteins encoded by one window of Candidatus Nomurabacteria bacterium:
- a CDS encoding A/G-specific adenine glycosylase — protein MKMKIFQKTILDYYRTHGRKFPWRQTHNPYKILVSEVMLQQTQADRVVPKFNAFIKKFRTVEALAHASQKDVLVLWSGLGYNRRALNLHRAAKAIVLDHAGKVPKAKEALVALPAIGPYTAGAIRAFAFNEPDNFIETNIRSVYIHFFFADRKTKITDKELLAVGENVMYLENPCEWYQALMDYGAMLKREGKGYLNKTRNYTKQSKFQGSDRKIRGAILKLLLQKSETLEGLVTQINENKARITKIITGLSRDGFIKIKSNRFFMKS, from the coding sequence ATGAAGATGAAAATATTTCAGAAAACTATTTTAGATTATTACAGGACTCATGGACGGAAGTTTCCTTGGCGTCAAACACACAATCCATATAAAATCTTGGTATCTGAAGTCATGTTGCAACAAACACAAGCAGATCGTGTCGTCCCGAAATTCAATGCCTTTATCAAAAAGTTCCGAACTGTGGAAGCCTTAGCACATGCATCACAAAAAGATGTCCTCGTGCTTTGGAGTGGTCTCGGGTATAATCGCCGCGCACTCAATCTACACAGAGCAGCGAAAGCAATAGTCTTAGATCATGCTGGTAAAGTGCCCAAAGCAAAAGAAGCTCTGGTTGCACTTCCAGCTATTGGTCCCTATACCGCAGGTGCGATACGAGCATTTGCTTTTAATGAGCCTGATAACTTCATCGAGACAAATATCCGCTCAGTATATATTCACTTTTTCTTTGCTGATCGCAAAACAAAAATAACTGACAAGGAACTTCTCGCTGTAGGGGAGAATGTTATGTATTTGGAAAATCCGTGCGAATGGTACCAGGCACTCATGGACTATGGTGCAATGCTCAAACGAGAAGGGAAAGGATATCTCAATAAAACCAGAAACTATACTAAACAATCAAAATTCCAAGGGTCTGATAGGAAAATCCGCGGAGCCATACTTAAACTCCTGCTTCAGAAATCTGAAACATTAGAGGGTCTCGTTACTCAAATAAATGAAAATAAAGCACGGATTACAAAAATCATCACTGGTCTTAGCAGAGATGGCTTCATTAAAATCAAATCGAACCGTTTCTTCATGAAGTCTTAA
- a CDS encoding MBL fold metallo-hydrolase, whose product MLIKKLGHCCLHIKLPNLTILTDPGSYSTLQNEVKGIDLILITHEHGDHFHIESLKKVLMNNPDAKIITNVSVGKLLDVENIPYSIISDGQSTTIENILIEGFGTLHEEIYDGWGRVENTGYFIDNKLFYPGDAFTDPKKPVDILALPVSGPWMKIHEAIDYALLLKPRVVFPVHDAILKNPGLGHAVPSKFLLESNIEFVVMNEDDEHEF is encoded by the coding sequence ATGTTAATCAAGAAATTAGGCCACTGCTGTCTCCACATTAAGCTTCCAAACCTTACTATTCTTACTGATCCTGGGAGTTATAGTACGCTGCAAAATGAAGTGAAGGGGATTGATCTTATACTCATTACTCATGAGCATGGGGATCATTTTCATATTGAGTCGCTAAAGAAAGTGCTCATGAATAATCCTGATGCTAAAATTATTACTAACGTCTCAGTTGGTAAACTTCTCGATGTAGAAAATATACCGTATAGCATTATTTCAGACGGGCAATCAACGACGATCGAAAATATTTTAATCGAAGGCTTTGGTACATTGCACGAAGAAATTTATGATGGCTGGGGTAGAGTAGAGAATACGGGCTACTTTATTGATAACAAACTCTTTTACCCAGGGGACGCGTTTACTGATCCTAAAAAACCAGTTGATATCCTAGCCTTGCCAGTTTCCGGACCATGGATGAAGATCCATGAAGCCATTGATTATGCACTACTACTAAAGCCACGAGTCGTATTTCCAGTCCATGACGCTATTTTGAAAAATCCTGGACTTGGGCATGCAGTTCCAAGTAAGTTTCTCCTAGAAAGTAATATCGAATTTGTTGTTATGAACGAAGACGACGAACACGAATTTTAA
- a CDS encoding trypsin-like peptidase domain-containing protein: MSTNLREFKIKPLQKKYIEMGLVALVTTLVVMVIAGSLLWGNRTKIISLLAGSYMAQTSENPLAGSSPVPFTEESFVVNAVKRANPAVVSISITKDVPTYETYYSPSPTNPFGDMFGGNDFFNQFFQQQVPQQKQNGTEKQEVGGGSGFIITDDGLIVTNRHVVADEDADYTVYTNDGKKYTAKVLARDQILDIAVIKIDAPIGGLPYLELGDSDSLELGQSVVAIGNALAEFKNSVSVGVVSGLSRSIVAGDAFAGTSEQLDRVIQTDAAINPGNSGGPLLNLRGQVIGINVAVVQGSSNIGFALPINSVKSVISSVKETGKIIRPYLGIRYTEITPELKDANKLAVDYGVLIQRGEDKNDLAVIPGSPADKVGIVENDIILELDGVKLDEDHSLALMIRDKKVGDTVTLKVLSKGVEKTVQVKLEAAPE, from the coding sequence ATGTCTACGAATCTACGAGAATTTAAAATAAAACCATTACAAAAAAAATACATCGAAATGGGACTTGTTGCTCTCGTGACGACACTTGTCGTGATGGTGATTGCCGGCAGTCTACTTTGGGGTAATCGCACAAAAATCATTAGTTTGCTCGCTGGGAGCTACATGGCTCAAACAAGTGAAAATCCTTTAGCTGGAAGCTCACCTGTGCCGTTTACTGAGGAATCATTCGTCGTCAATGCTGTTAAACGTGCCAATCCTGCCGTGGTATCTATTAGTATTACCAAAGACGTACCAACCTACGAAACATACTACTCACCATCACCGACTAATCCTTTTGGTGATATGTTTGGAGGCAATGATTTCTTCAATCAATTCTTCCAACAGCAAGTCCCGCAGCAAAAGCAAAATGGTACCGAGAAGCAAGAAGTTGGCGGTGGATCAGGATTTATTATTACCGATGATGGGCTGATAGTGACCAATCGCCACGTTGTTGCAGATGAAGATGCGGACTATACCGTCTATACCAATGATGGCAAAAAATATACTGCTAAAGTTTTAGCTCGCGATCAGATACTCGATATTGCAGTTATTAAAATTGATGCGCCGATAGGTGGTTTGCCGTACCTTGAGCTTGGCGATTCTGATTCGCTCGAACTCGGGCAGTCAGTGGTCGCTATAGGAAATGCGTTGGCAGAATTTAAAAATTCTGTATCAGTTGGGGTGGTGTCAGGATTGTCGCGTTCGATTGTAGCAGGTGATGCATTCGCAGGAACGAGTGAACAACTCGATCGTGTAATACAGACTGATGCAGCTATTAATCCGGGTAACTCTGGTGGCCCCCTCCTTAATCTTCGCGGGCAAGTAATCGGCATTAATGTCGCTGTCGTACAAGGCTCATCTAACATCGGCTTTGCATTACCTATCAATAGCGTCAAATCAGTTATTAGTTCAGTCAAAGAAACTGGCAAAATCATAAGGCCCTACCTTGGTATCCGTTATACAGAGATTACGCCTGAACTCAAAGATGCCAATAAACTTGCTGTTGACTACGGAGTACTCATCCAGCGCGGGGAAGATAAAAATGATTTGGCAGTGATACCCGGCTCGCCAGCGGATAAAGTAGGCATCGTCGAGAACGATATAATCCTTGAGCTCGATGGCGTTAAACTTGATGAAGATCATAGTCTGGCGCTCATGATACGTGATAAAAAAGTGGGGGATACAGTGACGCTCAAAGTCTTATCAAAAGGTGTAGAGAAGACTGTGCAGGTTAAACTCGAAGCTGCACCGGAATAA
- a CDS encoding NUDIX hydrolase, with protein sequence MENDFHGVKIALLVGDKILMHLRDNKPGLFNANMWDFVGGGREGTESSQECAIREVEEELGIVLSPQSFLWEKVYPAQKDPNQKAVFMVASISAEETDKIKLTEGQKWDLFDQETFFAKQDVIPALKTRFNDYLAM encoded by the coding sequence ATGGAAAACGATTTTCATGGGGTAAAGATCGCACTACTCGTTGGTGACAAAATTTTAATGCATCTCAGAGATAACAAGCCCGGATTGTTTAATGCCAACATGTGGGATTTTGTAGGTGGAGGGAGAGAAGGTACAGAGAGTTCGCAAGAATGCGCTATACGTGAAGTAGAGGAAGAACTTGGCATAGTCCTATCACCTCAATCTTTTCTTTGGGAAAAAGTATACCCAGCTCAAAAAGATCCAAACCAAAAAGCAGTTTTCATGGTAGCTAGTATCTCTGCTGAAGAAACAGATAAAATTAAATTAACTGAGGGTCAAAAATGGGATCTCTTCGATCAAGAAACATTTTTCGCAAAACAAGATGTTATTCCTGCATTAAAAACAAGATTTAATGATTATTTGGCAATGTAA
- a CDS encoding class I SAM-dependent methyltransferase, whose amino-acid sequence MDKINPQISQKFLEQIKNQIPEIIDIEGVKIKTCRGVFPPRSNFSHTSEKLHTIFGDLTGLNILDMGTGTGIQAIQAIKDGAKSVVVVDINPAAISCAEENFKLNGVSDKITAFESDLFIKIENGNKFDIIIANLPITDFPLNGLVESALYDPEYKIHKRFLKEATSYLQNSGAIIMTHIDFKGNEDFKEFEEMLSFYNFKPERYIEIEDMGYRWRMYRIIRK is encoded by the coding sequence ATGGATAAGATAAATCCCCAAATTAGCCAAAAATTTCTTGAGCAAATAAAAAATCAAATCCCTGAAATTATCGATATTGAGGGTGTAAAGATTAAAACTTGCAGGGGCGTATTCCCGCCGAGAAGCAATTTTTCACATACTTCAGAAAAGCTTCATACCATTTTCGGTGATTTAACTGGTCTAAATATTCTTGACATGGGCACAGGTACAGGAATCCAGGCGATACAAGCTATTAAGGATGGCGCAAAAAGTGTTGTAGTTGTGGATATAAATCCAGCTGCCATTTCTTGTGCAGAAGAGAATTTTAAATTGAATGGTGTTTCAGATAAAATCACTGCATTTGAAAGTGATCTGTTTATCAAGATTGAAAATGGAAATAAGTTTGACATTATAATTGCGAATCTACCAATTACTGATTTTCCGCTTAATGGACTAGTCGAGTCGGCTCTTTATGATCCTGAATATAAAATCCACAAACGCTTTTTAAAAGAAGCTACCAGTTATCTTCAAAATAGTGGCGCAATAATCATGACCCACATTGATTTTAAAGGTAACGAAGACTTCAAAGAGTTCGAAGAAATGTTATCTTTTTATAATTTTAAGCCAGAAAGATACATAGAAATTGAGGATATGGGCTATAGATGGAGAATGTACCGAATAATTCGGAAGTAG
- a CDS encoding class II glutamine amidotransferase, with amino-acid sequence MCRLFAFSGNTGSPEYRDALMAFAVLADKGCVPCGIEPGHQDGWGIHSSNKAHEVYIRSVEPIDGDSVISSTESVSGDGQVIAHLRKATVGTKAICNTHPFLRSGICFCHNGSIHAFESTVFTNDRHLREGHTDSETFFLRILDRIDGQLGDGSLSMFEKAIKDEVIEIQKISEWTSLTCLLKTKEGIILHYLWNEKDPERETLKLDEYYTFYKGTKDGMTILCSETLDIQGFTWEKLDNGTILTLPNNH; translated from the coding sequence ATGTGTAGATTATTTGCTTTTAGTGGAAATACTGGTAGCCCGGAGTACCGAGATGCGCTCATGGCTTTTGCTGTATTGGCAGATAAAGGCTGTGTGCCGTGCGGTATTGAGCCTGGGCACCAAGACGGCTGGGGTATACATAGCTCAAACAAAGCACATGAAGTATATATCCGCTCAGTCGAACCTATTGATGGAGACAGTGTTATTTCATCAACTGAATCTGTTTCAGGTGATGGTCAGGTAATCGCTCATTTGCGCAAGGCAACTGTTGGAACAAAAGCTATTTGTAATACCCATCCTTTTCTACGTTCAGGTATATGTTTTTGCCATAATGGCTCGATACATGCTTTTGAAAGCACGGTTTTTACTAACGATAGGCACTTGCGTGAAGGCCATACGGATTCTGAAACTTTCTTTTTACGCATTCTTGATCGCATAGACGGGCAATTAGGTGATGGTAGCCTCTCTATGTTTGAAAAGGCGATTAAGGACGAAGTTATAGAAATTCAAAAGATTAGTGAATGGACATCATTGACATGTCTACTCAAAACTAAAGAGGGGATTATACTTCACTATTTATGGAATGAAAAAGATCCCGAACGTGAGACGCTCAAATTAGATGAGTACTATACTTTTTACAAAGGCACAAAAGATGGTATGACGATTCTATGTTCTGAGACGCTAGATATACAGGGTTTTACTTGGGAAAAACTAGACAATGGGACAATACTTACATTGCCAAATAATCATTAA
- a CDS encoding rRNA pseudouridine synthase, with translation MITYPIRINHYLAEKQVTTRRNADVLIDEGKIFINGKRAKIGQMVQEKDKVSWDKAVKQNYSYIAYYKPLGLVTVAPQPGERVIDLSKFPKGVSPVGRLDKDSEGLIILSDDGRITDALLNPKKKHEKEYRVVVNRKITNSLLRGLKEGMRIGAGDFTRPAKTRKVDEETFDIILTEGKNRQIRRMCKALGFEVKSLLRFRIMDIKLGNMKPGDQKKLEGKQLTGFLESLGIPTA, from the coding sequence ATGATTACCTACCCTATTCGCATCAACCATTACCTGGCAGAAAAACAAGTCACAACACGGCGTAATGCCGATGTTTTAATTGATGAAGGGAAAATTTTCATCAATGGCAAACGCGCCAAGATTGGCCAAATGGTACAAGAAAAAGACAAAGTATCATGGGACAAGGCAGTCAAACAAAACTATAGCTACATCGCCTACTACAAACCACTTGGGCTCGTTACTGTCGCACCTCAGCCGGGTGAGCGTGTTATCGATCTCAGTAAATTTCCCAAAGGTGTTTCCCCTGTCGGCAGACTCGATAAAGATTCAGAGGGACTTATCATTCTCTCTGATGATGGACGAATCACTGACGCACTCCTAAATCCAAAGAAAAAACATGAGAAAGAGTATCGTGTGGTCGTCAATAGGAAAATCACCAACTCCCTCCTACGAGGACTCAAAGAAGGCATGCGTATCGGTGCCGGTGATTTTACCAGGCCTGCCAAAACTCGCAAAGTAGACGAAGAAACGTTTGATATTATCCTAACCGAAGGCAAGAACCGCCAGATTAGACGAATGTGCAAGGCACTTGGTTTCGAAGTCAAATCACTCTTACGATTCCGCATTATGGATATCAAACTAGGCAACATGAAACCAGGCGATCAGAAGAAACTCGAGGGCAAACAGTTGACAGGATTCCTAGAGTCTCTCGGCATACCTACGGCATAA
- a CDS encoding DUF1801 domain-containing protein: protein MPEIKTKVNKASVKKFLSTIKDEEKRKDCFAISLMMEKVTKAKPEMWGASIVGFGRRKYTYANGKEAEWMLIGFSPRKQNTALYGLKVFTMTHGGLKEKKGENDFLLKLGKYKEGGSCLYINKLSDINTKELEKIIKLAAKRKK from the coding sequence ATGCCAGAAATAAAAACAAAAGTTAATAAAGCGAGCGTAAAGAAATTTTTGAGTACAATCAAAGACGAAGAGAAGCGTAAGGATTGCTTCGCTATATCTTTGATGATGGAGAAAGTAACTAAAGCAAAGCCTGAAATGTGGGGTGCATCGATCGTTGGCTTTGGCCGCAGGAAGTATACCTATGCAAATGGCAAAGAAGCAGAATGGATGCTCATAGGTTTTTCTCCACGCAAACAAAATACTGCTCTCTATGGTTTAAAGGTTTTTACGATGACGCATGGTGGTTTAAAAGAAAAGAAAGGTGAAAACGATTTCCTTTTAAAATTAGGCAAGTACAAAGAAGGAGGCTCATGTCTCTACATCAACAAACTTTCTGATATTAATACAAAAGAACTTGAAAAAATTATCAAACTTGCAGCTAAACGCAAGAAATAA